The Saprospiraceae bacterium genomic interval ATGCTGCCAGATTTTCTGTAAACAGTTACATACGAACCCAATCCATCCTTGACTATTGGTTTGTAACCAATAAAATGATGGTGGTTGAATTGCGTAAACAAAGTATCAATATGCATAAATGAGCGTTCTTTGGGCACATCTACTTCGACTACGTTTTTTACCAGGTCTTTCTCAAATAAAACGCGTTTCAATGTTTGCAAAGCATGATCTGTCGTTCGTTCGCTGCTTCCAATCAATAAATATTCTTCATTCAGCAACATCAGATCCCCTCCTTCAATGCTGATGGGTTCTCCTTTTTTGGAAGGTGGAAATTCGTCGATCACATTCAGATTGATCAATTTGTTTTCCTTAGCCAGATAACTGAAATCGGGATGTGCGTGTAAAATGAAACGGGTTAATAAATTTTCGCGATGTCTTACCGATTTGGATGCTTTCGTAATGACGATGTGGTCGCGAATCGTCAATGCAATATCTCTTGTAAAAATAAAATTGGGTATAGGATCAAAAAATATCTGGTCAGCTTTTTTATCATATCCCGAAATTAATACCTCTGATAATGTGCCATGATCCATTTTACACAATTCTGCAAAATAAGATTTTGGTAATTCTTCAAAATCGCGAATCATCTCCAAAACTTCAGATTTGATCTTTTCATCTGCATCCAAAGATTCTTTGATGAGTTGTTGTGTTTCAAGTACATTTTGTTCTCCAAGAAATTTTGCTAAAACTGATCTGAATATCTGATGCTCTTTTCGCATGGTAGGCAAATGCACAATGTCGTCAAACAGCAACTCTGTAGCTCTTTTTGGGCTGATCCTGTCAATTCCTTCGTCCGGACTGTGTATGATCACTTTGAGCAACTTATTTATTTCTGAATCGACGAAAACACCTGGTTTCATAAAATATGCAATTAGTTACAAAGGTATTCAATTATTTTGAAGGCTGTCATCTGATATAATTCCGCCATGTTGTTTGGTTTTTGGAATTCGATTCATTATTAATGTCAATATGCTGATAGAACAGCATAACAAGGCTGATTCAGGATAAGATTTCCGCGAATGAGGGTTAAAACAATGGAATACATCTTAAAATTCAGTTTTCATTCGAGGACTACAATTGTAAAAACGCATTCAAATTGAATCTTTACATTAAAAAATTTTCCAGTTATACTAGTGTTCATTTATTTTCATAAATTTTCCAGAGGCCACCCGCGTGCCTGTCCCATTGATAATTTCGAAAAAATAAAATCCCGGGGGTAAATGGAGGGCACTTATTTCAAAATAATTTTGATCGGTTTCTAACTTATTAATAATTTGACCACGGGCGCTGTAAACCAACAATTGGTAGTTTGGATCAGACTCCGGAAAGCTTAAAAGGGCATGTGTCCGGATGGGATGTGGATAAATTATATAACCGTCTGAATAATCCAGCAAAAGTACCGACACCGTTTCACCGGGCCCAATATTACCGAATTCGAGCTGGTAATGATTGATGCTATTCAGTTTTGCTGTTTTATGAATGAATTGATAATTGACGGTTTCTGTTTTACTGCCGCATATTCCTCCTATAAATCCGATTTCCTGAAAATGCATCGAATCTGTGGAATGCAGAATTCTAATTCCATCGCAAGTTTGCCCTAGCGACATCTGCCAATCGAGAATGATTTCGCGATGAGAGGGCGTTGCAGTAAAATAATTCAATACAGCCTGCGAATGCAAGGGAATCGTATGGAACAAGGCCACGCAAATAAAGAGAACAATAGGAAACCGAAACATCTTACTAAGAAAACGTCGTTGGATCCTTTTTGTTTCTAATTACTTAGAATGGTAGATTCGCTTTTCGATGCAATCATTGTGCATATGGAGTTTTAACATCTGTTAAAATGCTCTATCTTTCGCAGTCAAATTTAAATATATGGACCGAACAAAGGTGCTGGTATTGGGAGCAAACGGGCAAGTTGGTTCTGTGCTGGTCGAAGCCTTGCGCAAAAAATGGGGAAATGATCAGGTCATCAGTTCCGATTTGCGGGAACCCTCCCATGCCACGGGACCTTTTGAAATTATCAATGTGGTTGATGCGGAAAGCATTAAAAATGCGGTTTTAAAATATGGTGTTACCCAAATTTACCATTTAGCAGCCATCCTTTCCGCCAGGGGAGAGCAGGATCCCATGAATACCTGGAATATCAATATGCAGGGATTGCTCAATGTTTTGAATGTGGCTGTGGAGATGAAGTTAGACCGGGTTTTTTATCCAAGTACCATTGCCATCTTTGGCCCCACTACGCCCAAACACATGACACCACAACATTCTGTATTTATCCCCACGACTGTTTATGGAATCAGCAAACACAGCGGAGAATTGTGGTGTAATTATTACCACAACAGGTATGGCTTAGACGTTCGTTCATTGAGATATCCGGGAGTGGTTGGCTGGCAATCTCCGCCGGGTGGGGGAACTACCGATTACGCGGTAGAAATATTTCACGAAGCTATTCTGAAAGGGACCTACAGCTGTTTTCTGGAATCCGATACCCGTTTGCCCATGATCTATATGGACGATAGCATCAGAGCAACACTTGAATTGATGGATGCTCCTTCAGAAAACATCCGCGTACGCACCAGCTACAATCTGGCAGGCATGAGTTTTACACCCGCTGAATTAGCCGATGAAATCAAAAAACACATTCCCGCATTTCAAATAACTTACAATCCGGATTTCAGACAAGCCATTGCAAAATCTTGGAATGAAAGTATCGATGATTCTGAGGCGAAATATGACTGGAACTGGAAACCGGCGTATGATCTGGAGAAAATGACTGCAGAAATGATTGTGATGCTTAAAGCACAGTATAATTCATAATATTTACCTGAAACAAAAGACATGTACGGAAAAGTTAAAGACCAACTTACAGAAGAATTGAAAGCCATTCAGGAAGCAGGCTTGTATAAAAAAGAGCGGACCATCACTTCCGCACAAGGCGCTGTGATTCAAACTTTAGAAGGAGGAGAAGTGCTCAACTTTTGTGCAAACAACTATCTGGGTTTGTCCTCACATCCCAGTGTCATCCAGGCGGCTAAAGCGGCAATAGACCAATATGGTTATGGCCTGTCATCGGTTAGATTTATTTGTGGAACGCAGGACCAGCATAAGAAACTCGAGCGGATGACTGCAGATTTTTTAGGCACAGAAGATTGCATTTTGTATGCTGCCGCATTCGATGCCAATGGAGGGATATTTGAACCCCTGCTTGCTGAACAGGATGCTATCATATCAGACGAATTGAATCATGCTTCGATCATTGATGGGATCCGACTTTGCAAAGCACAACGATACCGGTATAAGAATAACAACATGGAAGATCTGGAACTGAAATTAAAAGAAGCTTCCGGAGCCCGCCGAAAACTGATCGTTACGGACGGGGTTTTTTCCATGGATGGTACCATTGCCCAATTAGACATAATCTGTGATCTGGCCGATCGGTATGAAGCCATGGTAATGATCGATGAATGCCATGCCAGTGGATTCATGGGGAAGACAGGCCGAGGAACGCATGAATATAGAGGAGTGATGGGGAGGATTGACATCATCACCGGAACATATGGCAAAGCACTTGGTGGAGCCTCAGGAGGTTTTACGGCGGCGCGACAAGAAATCGTCGACATGCTGAGGCAAAGATCCAGGCCCTATTTATTTTCAAATACGCTTGCACCATCCATTGTAGGTGCTTCGATTCAGGTGCTCGGGTTGCTGAGTGCATCCACCGAATTGAGGGATAAACTCGAGGAAAATACCCGTTATTTCAGAAGCGAAATGACAAAAGCTGGTTTTAACATCGTGCCGGGTGAGCATCCTATTGTCCCGGTTATGTTATTTGAGGCCAAACTTGCACAGGAATTCGCTGCAGCCCTGCTCAGGGAAGGGATCTATGTCATTGGATTCTTTTATCCGGTCGTACCACAGGGAAAAGCGAGGATCAGAGTACAAATCTCTGCTGTACACAACCGGAGCCATTTGGAAAAATGCGTTGGAGCTTTTGTGAAGGTCGGAAAAGAACTGGGAGTATTGAAGTAAAATAAATTAGCTATTTATCTTATATATAAATATCTATTATATAAATTAATACACATAATTTATATTTTTAATATAAAAATCCTATGCGAAATCCAATAATTTGGAGTGAGGAATAGATATTTGCTCTGTTTTTTATAATACGAAATCTTTCGTACATTTGCTTTTTCACAAAATCAATTTAATAATGAGATATTCCAAAGTTTGTTTATTCCTGTTCATGGCTTTTATGCTGAATGCTCAGGAAACCCGTTTACTCAGATTCCCAACCATTTACAACAACCAGATTGCCTTTAGCTATGCCGGCGATTTATATACCGTATCCTCAAATGGGGGAACCGCCAGGAAACTGACCAGCCATGTTGGTTACGAACAATTTGCCAGGTTCTCTCCAGATGGTAAGTACATTGCTTTTTCCGGTCAATACGACGGGAATACGGAGATCTATCTCATTCCTGCACAGGGTGGCGAACCCAAGAGATTAACTTACACGGCCACTTTAAACAGAGACGATCTCTCAGACAGAATGGGTCCCAATAATTTGTGTATGGGTTGGAAAAACAACGAGCAGATCATCTATCGAAGCCGATGGCGCGAACACAACGATTTCAGAGGACAGCTCTACTTATGCAATATTAAAGGCGGACTCTCCGAACAATTACCCTTCAACCATGCCGGTTTTTGTTCCTATTCACCAGATAAAACCAAACTGGTCTACAACCATGTATTCCGCGAATTCCGTACCTGGAAACGATACACCGGCGGTATGGCTGACGATATCCGGATTTTCGACTTTAATACCAAGAAAAGCGAAAAAATAACCGATAATATTCATCAGGATATTATTCCGATGTGGGTAGGTGATAAGATCTATTATTTATCTGCCAGAGAAGGCAGAATGAATTTATATTGCTACAACACCACATCAAAGCAAACTAAAAAAGTATCTAATTTTAAGGATTACGATTGTAAGTTTCCTTCGCACAACGGACAATGGATAGTGTTTGAAAATGGTGGTTACATATATAAACTAAATACAACGAATGATCAATCTGAAAAAGTAAGTATTCAGATTGCAGATGACTTTTCTACCGGAAGAAATGTTCTGAAATCCGTTAAAGAAAATTTACTTTCCTGGGATGTTGGTCCCGATGGTAATCGCGCAGTTTACGTTGCAAGAGGAGATGTGTTTACCGTTCCATTAAAGAACGGTGAGATCAGAAATCTAACGCAGTCATCCGGAAGTCACGACAGAAATGCCAGCTGGTCGCCCAATGGGAAGTATGTTGCTTATATCAGCGATGCAAGTGGTGAAGATGAGGTTTATATTACAGGAGCTGATGGAATTTCAACAGCCATTCAATTGACCAGAAACGGAGACAATTACAAATATGGATTACAATGGTCACCGGATTCCAAAAAAATATTGTACTCAGACAGAAAACAGGGATTGTATGCCGTTGATGTCGAAACCAAATCCACCACTTTGCTGCATAGTTCGCAGGTCTTTGAAATCAGTCAGTACAATTGGTCACCCGACAGCAGATATGTTTGTTTTACCAATCCGGAGCGGAAAAACAATTCTTCTATAATGATCTATGACTTTGAAACCAAAAAAGTTAATGCGGTTACAGAATACTGGTTTCAATCCAATTCTCCTGTGTTTAGCACAGATGGAAAATATTTATTCTTTACCTCTGAAAGAAGTTTTAATCCGAGATACAACAACCTGGAATGGAACCATGCATATTTTGATTTGACTAAAATTTATATGGTGACTTTAAAAAAGGATTTGCCTCATCCATTTGAGCCGAAATCAGATGAAGTTGCCGTAAAAGAGGAAAAGGACAAAAAAGAAGCTAAATCAGAGAAGGAAGATAAAGCCAGCCAAAACAAAGACAGTCTTTCAAAAAATGTAAATATAGATTTTGATGGTATTTTCAACCGCGTCGTTGAAGTGACTCCGGTTGCTGGCAATTATTTTGGAATTGAGTCAGCCGGGGATAAAATTTACTATTTCCGTTCGACCCTGAGTGACCGGATGAAATGGTTTGTGTTTGATTTGAAAAATCAAAAGGAAACGGAATTAAGTCAGGAAGTCAATGGATATTCTTTTACTCCCGACAGAAAAAAAGTAATGGTTTCTTCAAAAGGAAATCAATACATCATCGATGTACCTTCAGGAAAATTAAATCTTGAAACTCCATTGGATCTAAGTGATCTCAAAGTAAATATTGATCGTAAAGCAGAATGGAACCAGATTTACCACGAATGCTGGAGACATATGCGGGATTTTGTTTACGATCCCAATCTTCATGGCGTAGATTGGAAAGGGCTTAGAAAGTCATATGCAGAGTTGCTTCCTTATGTGAATCACCGGGCTGATCTGACTTACGTAATCGGAGAATTGATAGGAGAACTCAATCTGGGCCATTCCTATGTAGGGGGTGGCGATTATCCGAAAGCTGAGCGTATACCCATGGGACTGCTGGGAGCACAGGTGAACAGAGATCCGTCCGGATATATCAGAATTGATAAAATTCTTAAAGGTGAAAATTGGAGTAAAAGGGTGCGTTCTCCACTGACTGAAGTGGGTATGAATGTAAAAGAAGGTGATTTTATTTTGGCGGTCAATGGCGTTTCCACCAAAGATGTCAATGATTTTTACGAATTGCTGGTTGGAAAAGCCCATAAGCAAGTCAAATTAAAAGTCAATAATTCGGCGAAGCCTGAAGGATCCAGAGAAATAACCGTTGTGCCCATTTCTGACGAAAGCGATCTCTATTATTACAATTGGGTACAGAGCAATATTGAACGGGTCACTAAAGCAACAAACGGACGGGTGGGTTATATCCATATTCCCAATATGGGTCCCGACGGATTGAATGAATTTGTAAAATACTTTTACCCCCAGCTGATAAAAGAAGCTGTGATTGTCGACGACAGAGGAAATGGTGGCGGCAATGTCTCCCCTCACATCATCGAGCGCCTGAGGAGAGAACCCGTACAGGTTACGATGTCCCGGAACGGAACCCCAAGCTTTGAACCTGTTGAACAGATCATCGGACCTAAAGTGGCCTTGATTGATGAATATTCTGCAAGCGATGGAGATATATTTGCATATCGCTTTCAAAAATATAAGTTAGGCCCGGTCATTGGTAAAAGATCCTGGGGTGGGGTCGTGGGTATCCGCGGAAGTTTGCCCATAGTGGATGGTGGCTTTCTTAACAGACCAGAATTTTCCAGATACAATCTCGAAGGAACACAATGGATCATGGAAGGGCACGGAGTCGATCCCGATATTGTGGTAGAAAACGACCCTTATGAGTCATTCATGGGTTCTGATAAACAGCTCGATAAAGCCATTGAAGTGATTCAGGGCTTAATGAAAGGTAAAACTTATAAAGAACCTGCACCACCTCCATACCCAAAGAAGTAAATCTGAGGAGTTTGGTTTGATAAGGGAGAGTAACATTAAAATGAATTTGAGAAGTGTCTCCTTATTGGTGCGGATCATCGATGATTGTGGCGTGCTGATCTAAGGAATTCCGCGGCATGAGCAGATCATAATAAATTTGGGTTTCAAATTATTTGGTAAAATGATCAAACAAGCAAAAAGCATTTCTTTCATTTTAGTTGCGCTGATAGCTATCCTATCCGGAGTGAATGCACAATTTGGGCCTGGCAATGCTGCGATGATCAGCGCCACTCAAATTGGGAAATTCCAGGGTCAGGTATTGGATTCCATCAGTAAACAGCCAGTTGGTTTTGCCAACATTGTGATCCAGGAAGCTTTGGAAAAAAAAGATGTGGACGGCAGTCTTGCAGACGATAAGGGAAAATTTACGATTAAGGAACTAAAGTTTGCCAAGTACAACATCATCGTTTCCTTTCTGGGATACGAAACTAAAATAATGGGCCCCTATAAAATCAATAAAGATGTTTACGAATATAAATTGGGAGTCATCTTATTGAGTCCAAAAGCTGAAGTTTTAAACGAAGTCACCGTTGTAGGAAGTAAAGATCTCATAGAAAACAAAATTGACAGATTGGTTTACAATGCAGAAAAAGATGTGACCACCAAAGGAGGGAATGCTGCTGATGTTTTACGAAGAACACCCTTGCTCACCGTAGATCTGGAAGGAAATGTGTCCATGAGAGGGAGCAGCAATTTGAAAGTCCTGATCAACGGAAAACCCTCTTCGATCATGTCTTCCAGTATTTCCGATGCATTAAAAATGATTCCTGCAGATGTTATTGAAAAAGTTGAAGTGATTACCAATCCGGGAGCAAAATACGATGCAGAAGGAACCGGTGGAATTATCAACATCGTTACAAAAACAAAAAAAATCCAGGGAGTGTCGGGTTCGGTCTATGCCAGTTTAGGTAGTAAAAGCAGCAGCCTGGGTTCTAATTTGAATATAAGAATGGGCAAAATTGGCTATGGGGCCAATATAGGTGGTTATTATTGGCGCGGCAAAGGAGATACAAAAGTGGATCGCGAAAATTTAAACACCGCCATCAATCCATATTACCTCCAGGAAGGTAATTCTTCGAATAATGGAGGAGGTTTGTATTCGCAATTGTCTGCCGATTACGACATAGATTTAAAAAATTCACTTACGTTTTCGGCCCGTTTTCCATTGAACAGATTTGCGAATGAAAATGAACTAACTACTTATACGGGTACCCAAAAAGGTAATTTGCCTTTCTCTTTTGAGCGACACAGCGAAGTGGTGAACAGTAGTTTTGGCACAGATCTCAATTTAGATTACAGGAGAACCTTTGACAAAGATTCGGATCGGGAGTTTTCGATCTCCGGACAATATTCCTATTCCAATAAAAACAGCGATTACGAAACCGATCAGTTTGATTCGCTTGGTATTTTAAATTACAAGGAATTGGGTCCGAATTTGGGCACGAATAAAGAATATACAGTCGCTGCAGATTATTTGCACCCGCTTTCTAAAAAAGTAACATTTGAAACCGGTGCGAAATCCATTTTCAGAAATGTTTACAGCGATATATATTACGATACGCTGAATCTGATGAGCCAAACTTATTTAAGAGACGACAGCAGAAATAATTTGTTCGATTACGATCAGAATGTTGCATCTGCATACGGCCAAATTACCTTTCCCATTTCAGAAGCCCTCAAGGGGAGGGCAGGACTTCGATACGAACATACATTTATTCAGGGAGTGACGGTTTCTGATGGGAATGCTTTTGAAAATGATTATGCATCCTGGATTCCTTCCGGTTTAATGGCTTATACATTTAAAGACAAATCTTCATTAAAGGTATCGTATTCGAGGAGAATTCAGCGGCCCAGTATGTTTTATCTAAATCCGTATATTAATTACAACGACCCAACCAATATCTCCTATGGAAATCCGGAACTTCAGCCCGAAATAACAGAATCCTTTGAGATGAGTTATAGTTTTGCAAAGGATGTTAAAAATGCTACGGTTTCTGTTTACCATAAAGTTACAAACGACCTGATCGACAACTACCGTTTTATCGATACCTTAGGCAGAACGAACGCCACGTACAACAATCTATCAAGCAGTACTTCATCGGGATTGAGTATCAACGGTGGAATCATGAAGCTGGGAACGATTATTTTGAACGGTACCGTTAATTTGTATTACCAAAAGGTAGAGAGCAGCCAGTTTGTCGATGTCCGCAACGATGCATTCAGCTACAGTTTGAATGGATTTGCAAACGTAAATATTACACCAACACTTGGCATTACTTTTTTTGGATTTGTGAATTCACCCAAGCTGACCACCCAAGGCAAACAATCAAGTTGGTTTGTTTACTCTATTGGATTGCGAAAAGAAATGTGGAAAAAAATGGGAGGCATATCTGTAGGAATAGACAATATTTTTCACCCCAAAATGAATCTGGATTCTGAATTTAAATCGGAGACCCTGTATTACAAAGCCGATAATCGCTTTGAAGGCTGGGGTATCAGGGCCAGTCTGGATTACCGGTTTGGTAAAATGGAATTTGGAGCAGCCAAGAAAAAAAGGAAGGGCAAATTAAACGACGACCTCAAACAGGGAGAAGGAGATGGTGGTGGTGGAAATTCGGGAGCGAATTAAATTGAATGTAGTACTCCAGTCGATATATTTCTTCAACTTCAACGATTCCATGCATTTTTTTTTGCTGTAAAAAATCATGACCTGTCAGAATTTTGGTAAATAAGATTACAGCTAAATGCCTCTGCATAAATTAAACACAGCCAGGATTCAGGCATATCAATTCAAACACAATCCATTTATAATAATGGAATGTAGCTTATAAATTTGAGACCATTCTTTTAGACACCAGACCTTTAGAAAACACTTAAAGCCCAAATACCGGTAGTTACCAGACTTTGAGCTTATAATCTTTGAATTCGCTTCAAAAATTGTACCATTTGCTTCTCTTTTATTAAATTGTATGGATTTCTTTATTATTCATTCATAACAAAACACAATTTGTTATGGATTTTAATTTATTGGCGCTCTTGCTCGCGGCTGTTACACCCATGATTTTTGGATTTATCTGGTAACACGATAAGGTATTTGGTAAGGCATGGTTGGATTCGATTGGCATGCCCAAAGAAAAGATGAATTCGGACAATATGATCAAGCTTTTCGGTGGATTTTTTTATATGTGCATTGGTGATCGCATTGGGTTTAAGTATAATCGCAACGCACGATGCATCAATTGGAGGAGCATGGTATTACGAGACCAATGGTCCCATGAAGCCTGACCCAAATTCAGAATCCGGAAAGTGGTTGCATAATACCTGGATAATCTTGCTGCTTCAATTTATAAGTTTAAACTTGGAGCATTCCATGGGCTGTTAACTGTTGGGATATTTTTGTTATGGCCCATTGTCGTGAATGATGAATTTTTTGAACGTAAAAGATTCAAATACATGGCTGTTAAAGCTGGATTCTGGATGATCTCTCTTGCCCTCATGGGAGGTATAATTGCTGCGATGTTCCGAAAGGAATCTTAAAGTCAATTTTAGCAGTGATGCTATGGAGTATAATTTACGAACTCATCATTACCTCTGGCGGGGTGGTGAGTTCGTAAAGTTTAAATGGAGGACATGAATAAATTTAACATCACACTAAAGTTTGATAAAAGAAACGGATATAATGCCTTCATTTCTTTTATTTCTTAGTAGCCCAAAATAATAGCCTGGAGGCAAACCAGGCAACTTCACTTCGTATAACTTGTTATAGGCTGGAATATTGATTTCATGAAGAGCTTGTTGTCCTGAGTATTCGTATAGCAGTAAACTCTGTTCCGTATATATAGGTTCATTACAAACAAGTGTTAGTGTATTGTCAGTGATCAGGTTGTTTTTAATTTGTTGATTGTAATTCATTTCGTATGAAGACAGTTGACTGACTTCGCAATCTTTTGGAGTCAGACCAAGTTGATTGAATCTGAAGTCAAAAACCTGGAGGGTAGGAGGATCAATTTCCATCACAATTTTTTTACTGGAATCAATGACATAAAAGGTAGGAAACCCAATGATATTGTACGCGTTGACAACAGCGTTGCCACCGCCTTCTAATCCGCTGATGGAAGGGTACTCAATTTTGTATGTTGCATCATAAGCCAATACTTCCGCATTGGTATCGTTGTGATCAATGGAAATGAAGACCACATCTTTTTTATTGCAACCATATTTTTTATAAGCCAGATTCACTTGTGGAGTATAATATTGACACGGGGTACAAGTGGTAAAGAAAAAATCCAGAACGACGGTTTTCCCTTTTTCCAGGTAATCGTACAGATGATGTTGCTGGCCATGTGTATCAGTTACCTTAAAATCCGGAGCGATTTGCCCAACCTGGGCGAATGTATTTTTCAGGTTCGGGCCAAGCAGGATTAAAAGGCAGATGAAGATCTTCATACGTTTAAAATTTATGGATTCAAATTCAGGAAAGTTTTTGTAAGAGTATGAGCGTTGGATTGTATTTGGATTATATATAACCCATTTGGGAAATGCGAGTTGTTAAATTCAATATTTTTAATTTTTTGTCCCTTGCATATTTCATTGTAGAGGGATTTGCCGTTGCTTGAGAAAATGCTTAGTTGGAGTTTTTGGTCCACTAAAAATTCAGGCAATTCAAGTTTCAACACAGAATTTCTGATGGAAGCCTGGAAAGCAATTTTGCGGGAACTCTCTTTTTGTCCAGATGGATTTTGATGGGGACACAAACGCAACAATTGAAATTTTACATTGGGATCAATGGCATGATTTCCACCAACTACATAGATACAACTGTCGAGGCTAACCATATTGTGATAATTCGTTCCGATAGGTAAGGAGACCGGATACTGACCTAAAGTTTCGCTTTTTGTATCAAACAGATAGACTTCTGATCGTTCCTGAAAATCGTAATAACCTCCTGCAAGAAAAATCTGATCGCCAATGGCGGCTCCCTGAAAACCATGAACTCTCACCGGGAAATTTGGCAGACTGGTCCAACTGTCTGAAACCGGATCGTATTTATTTACCCGGTTATTTGGAGCGGTATAACCTCCTCCGCAGAATCTGTAAATGTGATGATTTGCAGCCACATGTGCGCCATAAAAAAACTGGCCGTCCGGCAATGGGTTTTTAGTGATCCAGCTGTTGCTGGTTGCGTCGTAGGTCTGGCACAAGGTAGTCATTCCCTGCCCGGCGAGACTGAACAAGGTTTCATCCAGGTTGACTGCATAGTGTATAGCCCGGGGTGCGGTTAGATTTGCCGCGGGGCTCCAATTGTCGGTCATCGGATCATACACATGATGTTGGTTGGAAGGGCTGCCTGAGTTTGGAAAACCACCACCGAAAAAATGGATTTTTCCGTTTACCTGAGCACCTGCGGGTTGTTGCGCGAGATAAGGGACATTGGCTTTGGGTTCCCAGGTGTTCGTCGCCGGGTCGTAGGC includes:
- a CDS encoding DUF1761 domain-containing protein, giving the protein MDNLAASIYKFKLGAFHGLLTVGIFLLWPIVVNDEFFERKRFKYMAVKAGFWMISLALMGGIIAAMFRKES
- a CDS encoding TonB-dependent receptor gives rise to the protein MIKQAKSISFILVALIAILSGVNAQFGPGNAAMISATQIGKFQGQVLDSISKQPVGFANIVIQEALEKKDVDGSLADDKGKFTIKELKFAKYNIIVSFLGYETKIMGPYKINKDVYEYKLGVILLSPKAEVLNEVTVVGSKDLIENKIDRLVYNAEKDVTTKGGNAADVLRRTPLLTVDLEGNVSMRGSSNLKVLINGKPSSIMSSSISDALKMIPADVIEKVEVITNPGAKYDAEGTGGIINIVTKTKKIQGVSGSVYASLGSKSSSLGSNLNIRMGKIGYGANIGGYYWRGKGDTKVDRENLNTAINPYYLQEGNSSNNGGGLYSQLSADYDIDLKNSLTFSARFPLNRFANENELTTYTGTQKGNLPFSFERHSEVVNSSFGTDLNLDYRRTFDKDSDREFSISGQYSYSNKNSDYETDQFDSLGILNYKELGPNLGTNKEYTVAADYLHPLSKKVTFETGAKSIFRNVYSDIYYDTLNLMSQTYLRDDSRNNLFDYDQNVASAYGQITFPISEALKGRAGLRYEHTFIQGVTVSDGNAFENDYASWIPSGLMAYTFKDKSSLKVSYSRRIQRPSMFYLNPYINYNDPTNISYGNPELQPEITESFEMSYSFAKDVKNATVSVYHKVTNDLIDNYRFIDTLGRTNATYNNLSSSTSSGLSINGGIMKLGTIILNGTVNLYYQKVESSQFVDVRNDAFSYSLNGFANVNITPTLGITFFGFVNSPKLTTQGKQSSWFVYSIGLRKEMWKKMGGISVGIDNIFHPKMNLDSEFKSETLYYKADNRFEGWGIRASLDYRFGKMEFGAAKKKRKGKLNDDLKQGEGDGGGGNSGAN
- a CDS encoding T9SS type A sorting domain-containing protein encodes the protein MKCSLLFALSAILSISVFKLNAQQWEVLAPIPESFTFPVVAVANGKIHIMGGGGVGGATNHHFAYDPATNTWEPKANVPYLAQQPAGAQVNGKIHFFGGGFPNSGSPSNQHHVYDPMTDNWSPAANLTAPRAIHYAVNLDETLFSLAGQGMTTLCQTYDATSNSWITKNPLPDGQFFYGAHVAANHHIYRFCGGGYTAPNNRVNKYDPVSDSWTSLPNFPVRVHGFQGAAIGDQIFLAGGYYDFQERSEVYLFDTKSETLGQYPVSLPIGTNYHNMVSLDSCIYVVGGNHAIDPNVKFQLLRLCPHQNPSGQKESSRKIAFQASIRNSVLKLELPEFLVDQKLQLSIFSSNGKSLYNEICKGQKIKNIEFNNSHFPNGLYIIQIQSNAHTLTKTFLNLNP
- a CDS encoding TlpA family protein disulfide reductase; the protein is MKIFICLLILLGPNLKNTFAQVGQIAPDFKVTDTHGQQHHLYDYLEKGKTVVLDFFFTTCTPCQYYTPQVNLAYKKYGCNKKDVVFISIDHNDTNAEVLAYDATYKIEYPSISGLEGGGNAVVNAYNIIGFPTFYVIDSSKKIVMEIDPPTLQVFDFRFNQLGLTPKDCEVSQLSSYEMNYNQQIKNNLITDNTLTLVCNEPIYTEQSLLLYEYSGQQALHEINIPAYNKLYEVKLPGLPPGYYFGLLRNKRNEGIISVSFIKL